The DNA sequence CCCTGAAGATAAAGTCTTTGAAGATAAAGGAATTAAGATACTGGTTGATAAAAAATCCTTTCTTTATTTAGTAGGAACTACGTTAGAGTACTCCGGAGGTTTAAATGGAAAAGGTTTTGTTTTTAACAATCCCAATGCTCAAAGAACCTGTGGGTGCGGTGAAAGTTTTGCTGTTTAAAAGAATAAAAAAGTATAGAAAAACCCTTCTTTTTATAAAGAAGGTTTTTTTATAGCTATTAATTACTACCCTTATTTTTTCATTACTTCAGCAGCCATACTATCTAACTTTCTTACGAAATCATTAAATTTATTTAATTCTTTAGGGTTTGAAGATAATTCTTCACTTATAATTTTTCTAGTAATAATTAATTTTTGATTTTTCTTGGTCAGCTCTGTTAATTTATTAATATCTTTTGCATCGGCAGCATTAATATATTGATCAATATATGCTTTATAATCTACTAAAAACTTTTGTATTTTAGCGTCTGAAAATTTAGGAATGTCTTGGTTTAAAATTTCACTTACTGTGTCTGTAGATATGTCAATAGGTTCTTCCTTTATTATATTTGAATTGGATTCCGTTATTTGTTGATTTTCAGTTGTTTTTTTGGTCGTTTTTTGGTCGTTTTTACAAGATTGAAAAGTAATTGTATTAACAATAAATAAAGATAAAATTATTTTCTTCATATAAAAATTTATTTTCGGCTAATGTATAAAAAAATGATTCAAAATTTATAAAAAGATACTTATTAGAAGTTTTATGAAATATTTATTATAATTTACTATATATTTATTTTAAATAATTTATAATTACTCTTATACATGCTTAATTTATAATTTTAATTCTAAATATTTATATTTTTATTAAATATTTTTTTAAATTAATATAGCTTAATAAAATACTTGATTTTATTCTATTATTAAAAATCCATCTCTAGTTTAAAATTTAAAATTCCATTATTTAAAAAATCTATCAATGTGTATTTATAATGTTTGATAAACTCAGTATTTTTGCACATAGAACCAATCTAAGTTTAATAAAGATAGCTGAGCTGTCTTCGAATCAAATCAATTGATAAAATGAGCAGAGCAAAATATACAGAAGAAGAATTACGGTTAGACCTTGAACAAAAAGATTATGAATATGGTTGGACCACGGATTTGGAATATGAAGATTTCCCTACCGGATTAAATGAAGATATAGTTCGTGAAATTTCCAAAAGAAAGAATGAACCGGAATGGATGTTGGAATGGAGATTAGACTCTTTTAAATTATGGAAAGAAATGAAAGCTCCTCATTGGGCTAATGTTACTTTTAAAGAGCCTGATTTCAATAGTATAAGATATTATGCGGCACCTAAAAAGAAAAAAGAATTAACGAGTTTAGAAGAAGTAGACCCGGAATTATTGAATACTTTTGACAAACTAGGCATTCCGTTAGAAGAACAAAAAAGATTAACAGGAGTAGCAGTAGATGCGGTAATAGATAGTGTTTCAGTTAAAACAACCTTCACAGAAACATTGGCTGAAAAAGGAATTATTTTTTGTTCTATTAGCGAAGCCATTCAAAATCATCCGGATTTAGTTAGAAAATATTTAGGAAAAGTAGTGCCTAAAAGCGATAATTTTTATTCTGCTTTAAATTCGGCAGTTTTTTCAGATGGTTCGTTTTGCTATATACCAAAAGGAGTGAAATGTCCGATGGAACTTTCAACCTATTTTAGAATTAATCAATCCGGAACCGGTCAATTTGAAAGAACACTTCTAATAGCCGATGAAGGAAGCTATGTTTCCTATTTGGAAGGATGTACAGCACCTCAAAGAGACGAAAATCAATTACATGCAGCCGTGGTTGAATTAATCGCTTTAGACGGAGCAGAAATAAAATATTCGACTGTACAAAATTGGTATCCGGGAGATAAGGAAGGTAAAGGAGGTATTTATAACTTCGTAACCAAAAGAGCTCTTTGCGAAAAAAATGCTAAAATTTCTTGGACACAAGTTGAAACGGGTTCTGCTGTAACATGGAAATATCCATCCTGTATTTTAAAAGGAGATAATTCAATTGGAGAATTTTATTCAATAGCAGTAACTAATAATTTTCAACAGGCAGATACAGGAACAAAAATGATCCATATTGGAAAAAATACACGATCAACAATTATATCAAAAGGAATTTCTGCAGGTAAATCACAAAACAGCTATCGAGGATTAGTTAAAGTTTTACCTCAAGCAGATAATGCAAGAAATTTCTCTCAATGTGATTCTTTGCTGATGGGTAATGATTGTGGAGCTCATACCTTTCCCTATATTGAAATAAAAAATAAATCTGCCCAAATGGAACATGAAGCCACAACCTCCAAAATAGGTGAAGATCAGATTTTTTATTGCAACCAGCGAGGTATTGATACTGAAACTGCAATAGCTTTAATTGTTAATGGATTTAGTAGAGAAGTACTTGATAAGCTTCCTATGGAATTTGCAGTAGAAGCAAAAAAA is a window from the Apibacter sp. B3706 genome containing:
- a CDS encoding HesB/IscA family protein — protein: MIKVSQEAEKKIIELMKESGFDSTKDFVRVGVASGGCSGLSYKLNFDHNQNPEDKVFEDKGIKILVDKKSFLYLVGTTLEYSGGLNGKGFVFNNPNAQRTCGCGESFAV
- the sufB gene encoding Fe-S cluster assembly protein SufB; the encoded protein is MSRAKYTEEELRLDLEQKDYEYGWTTDLEYEDFPTGLNEDIVREISKRKNEPEWMLEWRLDSFKLWKEMKAPHWANVTFKEPDFNSIRYYAAPKKKKELTSLEEVDPELLNTFDKLGIPLEEQKRLTGVAVDAVIDSVSVKTTFTETLAEKGIIFCSISEAIQNHPDLVRKYLGKVVPKSDNFYSALNSAVFSDGSFCYIPKGVKCPMELSTYFRINQSGTGQFERTLLIADEGSYVSYLEGCTAPQRDENQLHAAVVELIALDGAEIKYSTVQNWYPGDKEGKGGIYNFVTKRALCEKNAKISWTQVETGSAVTWKYPSCILKGDNSIGEFYSIAVTNNFQQADTGTKMIHIGKNTRSTIISKGISAGKSQNSYRGLVKVLPQADNARNFSQCDSLLMGNDCGAHTFPYIEIKNKSAQMEHEATTSKIGEDQIFYCNQRGIDTETAIALIVNGFSREVLDKLPMEFAVEAKKLLEISLEGSVG